The Nocardioides salarius genome includes a region encoding these proteins:
- the ligD gene encoding non-homologous end-joining DNA ligase, translating into MAGVPSPALATLSHERSWREGWIYERKLDGQRVLAVRDGSGARLYSRSGRDVTAAFPEVAEALAAQEAPEFVVDGEVVAFEGSRTSFARLQPRIHLSDPERARRTGVAVWFYVFDVLEIGERDLRGEPLLERKRALRGLLTWRRPLRSTPHRVRGGEDWFAEVCRRGWEGLIAKRADAAYPSGRTDAWLKFKCEAGQELVVVGWSEPTGSRVALGALLLGYHDGDDLVYAGKVGTGFSERVLRDLHERLTDLEVPTSPCTRGALPGSGRRRGGVHWARPVLVAEVAFTEWTSAGQLRHPRFLGLRHDKPAGDVVREAR; encoded by the coding sequence ATGGCAGGCGTCCCGAGCCCGGCTCTCGCCACGCTGAGCCACGAGCGCTCCTGGCGCGAGGGGTGGATCTACGAGCGCAAGCTCGACGGCCAGCGGGTGCTGGCGGTGCGCGACGGGTCGGGCGCCCGCCTCTACTCCCGATCGGGGCGCGACGTCACGGCAGCGTTCCCCGAGGTCGCCGAGGCGCTCGCCGCACAAGAGGCGCCCGAGTTCGTGGTGGACGGCGAGGTGGTGGCCTTCGAGGGCTCGCGCACCAGCTTTGCGCGGCTCCAGCCACGCATCCACCTCTCGGACCCCGAGCGGGCCCGCCGCACCGGTGTGGCGGTCTGGTTCTACGTCTTCGACGTGCTCGAGATCGGCGAGCGCGACCTGCGGGGCGAGCCGCTGCTCGAGCGCAAGCGTGCGCTGCGGGGCCTCTTGACGTGGCGGCGCCCCCTGCGCAGCACCCCGCACCGGGTACGCGGCGGCGAGGACTGGTTCGCCGAGGTCTGCCGGCGCGGCTGGGAGGGCCTGATCGCCAAGCGTGCCGACGCGGCGTACCCCTCGGGACGCACGGACGCCTGGTTGAAGTTCAAGTGCGAGGCCGGTCAGGAGCTCGTCGTGGTGGGCTGGAGCGAGCCGACCGGCTCACGCGTCGCCCTGGGAGCGCTCCTGCTGGGCTACCACGACGGTGACGACCTGGTCTACGCCGGCAAGGTCGGCACCGGCTTCTCCGAGAGGGTGCTGCGCGACCTCCACGAGCGGCTCACCGACCTCGAGGTGCCCACGTCGCCGTGCACCCGCGGCGCGCTGCCCGGGTCCGGGAGGCGGCGTGGCGGGGTGCACTGGGCACGACCGGTGCTGGTCGCGGAGGTCGCCTTCACGGAGTGGACCTCGGCGGGCCAGCTGCGGCACCCGCGCTTCCTCGGGCTGCGGCACGACAAGCCGGCCGGCGACGTGGTGAGGGAGGCCCGATGA
- a CDS encoding Fpg/Nei family DNA glycosylase, giving the protein MPELPDVEVFRRRLVEATTDRRIEGVDVLDGDVLATTSAELDRALAGSRVTGTRRHGKQLYVGLGDGPRLRLHFGMTGHLATGAADEELPRHTRVVLALSQGRRLLLVDQRKLGEVGLVGCVDDDVVQRGLGPDALDLDLAGLRAVLARSRGALKPTLMDQGRMAGLGNIYSDEVLFQARLDPRAPAAEVSRGEARRLHRQLRRVIERAVAGEVRDFPRGWLLHRRDDGARCPRCGGPVERFTAAGRHGFRCPACQSRGA; this is encoded by the coding sequence ATGCCGGAGCTGCCCGACGTCGAGGTCTTCCGCCGTCGCCTGGTCGAGGCCACGACCGATCGCCGCATCGAGGGGGTCGACGTGCTCGACGGCGACGTCCTGGCGACCACCTCGGCCGAGCTCGACCGGGCCCTGGCCGGCAGCCGGGTGACCGGCACCCGCCGGCACGGCAAGCAGCTCTACGTCGGCCTCGGCGACGGCCCCCGGCTGCGGCTGCACTTCGGGATGACCGGGCACCTGGCCACGGGGGCCGCCGACGAGGAGCTGCCCCGGCACACGCGGGTCGTCCTGGCCCTCTCGCAGGGGCGTCGGCTGCTGCTGGTCGACCAGCGCAAGCTGGGCGAGGTCGGCCTCGTGGGGTGCGTCGACGACGACGTGGTGCAGCGCGGCCTCGGACCGGACGCGCTCGACCTCGACCTGGCGGGCCTGCGGGCGGTGCTGGCCCGGAGCCGTGGGGCGCTGAAGCCGACGCTGATGGACCAGGGCCGCATGGCGGGCCTGGGCAACATCTACAGCGACGAGGTCCTCTTCCAGGCCCGCCTCGACCCACGGGCCCCGGCCGCGGAGGTCTCGCGCGGCGAGGCACGACGGCTGCACCGCCAGCTGCGCCGGGTGATCGAGCGGGCGGTCGCGGGAGAGGTCCGCGACTTCCCGCGCGGGTGGTTGCTGCACAGACGCGACGACGGCGCCCGGTGCCCACGTTGCGGCGGACCGGTCGAGCGCTTCACCGCCGCCGGCCGGCACGGGTTCCGCTGCCCGGCCTGCCAGTCCCGCGGGGCCTGA
- a CDS encoding DNA polymerase ligase N-terminal domain-containing protein codes for MAQDRLEEYRDRRSSTSPEPAGSSGPAGAGHEPVFVVQRHDASSLHFDLRLEIEGVLVSWAVPKGPSVDPSDKRLARRTEDHPLDYAGFEGRIDEGYGAGTVVVWDTGTYENLTERDGEPQEAQDALDAGHLKVRLHGEKLSGAFALTHTRMGGDDAAWMLVKVDDEGADRRRRPTSTQNESVLSGRTNEDLARDPS; via the coding sequence ATGGCACAGGACAGGCTCGAGGAGTACCGCGACAGACGATCGAGCACCAGCCCCGAGCCGGCGGGCAGCAGCGGTCCCGCCGGTGCGGGGCACGAGCCGGTGTTCGTGGTCCAGCGCCACGACGCCTCGAGCCTGCACTTCGACCTGCGGCTCGAGATCGAGGGCGTACTCGTCTCGTGGGCGGTGCCCAAGGGACCGTCGGTGGACCCCTCCGACAAGCGCCTGGCGCGGCGTACCGAGGACCACCCGTTGGACTACGCCGGCTTCGAGGGCCGCATCGACGAGGGCTACGGCGCCGGCACCGTCGTGGTGTGGGACACCGGGACCTACGAGAACCTGACCGAGAGGGACGGCGAGCCGCAGGAGGCTCAGGACGCCCTGGACGCCGGGCACCTCAAGGTCCGTCTGCACGGCGAGAAGCTGAGCGGCGCCTTCGCCCTGACCCACACCCGGATGGGCGGCGACGACGCGGCCTGGATGCTGGTCAAGGTCGACGACGAGGGCGCCGACCGCCGGCGGCGCCCGACGTCGACGCAGAACGAGTCGGTCCTCAGCGGACGCACCAACGAGGATCTCGCGCGCGACCCCTCGTGA
- the ligD gene encoding non-homologous end-joining DNA ligase, with translation MSEEAEVAGVRVTKPAKVLVPGAGEAPEVTKLDLARYHQAVADLVLPHLRDRPISMQRFPDGLGGASFYEKKVPAHFPDFVRTVEVATGEGPQRQVVVSDTRTLVLLAQQACLTPHAWLSRADRLERPDQLVFDLDPSVPGLAAVRRATTLVGELLDDLGLTSVVKTSGSRGYHVVVPLRRLQGFDEVRDFARQVAQVLVEREPDLLTLEARKDRRGERVLVDVMRNGYGQTLVPPYAVRARPGAPVSAPITWAELGSVEPDQVRLHDLDRRLQRAGDPWSELPRGQGLGAARRRLARES, from the coding sequence ATGAGTGAGGAGGCCGAGGTGGCGGGCGTCCGGGTGACCAAGCCCGCCAAGGTCCTGGTGCCCGGAGCAGGGGAGGCGCCGGAGGTCACCAAGCTCGACCTGGCGCGCTACCACCAGGCGGTCGCCGACCTGGTGCTGCCGCACCTGCGAGACCGTCCCATCTCGATGCAGCGCTTCCCCGACGGGCTCGGCGGGGCATCGTTCTACGAGAAGAAGGTCCCGGCGCACTTCCCCGACTTCGTGCGCACCGTCGAGGTCGCCACGGGGGAGGGGCCCCAGCGCCAGGTGGTGGTCTCCGACACCCGGACCCTGGTCCTCCTGGCCCAGCAGGCGTGCCTGACCCCGCACGCGTGGCTGAGCAGGGCCGACCGGCTCGAGCGCCCCGACCAGCTGGTCTTCGACCTCGATCCCTCGGTGCCGGGCCTGGCCGCGGTGCGCAGGGCCACCACCCTGGTCGGCGAGCTGCTCGACGACCTCGGCCTCACCTCCGTGGTCAAGACCAGCGGGTCGCGGGGCTACCACGTGGTGGTGCCGCTGCGCCGGCTCCAGGGCTTCGACGAGGTGCGCGACTTCGCCCGCCAGGTCGCTCAGGTGCTCGTCGAGCGCGAGCCCGACCTGCTCACGCTCGAGGCGCGCAAGGACCGCAGGGGCGAGCGGGTGCTCGTGGACGTGATGCGCAACGGCTACGGGCAGACCCTGGTGCCGCCGTACGCCGTGCGCGCCCGGCCCGGGGCGCCGGTCTCGGCCCCGATCACCTGGGCCGAGCTGGGCAGTGTCGAGCCCGACCAGGTGCGGCTGCACGACCTCGACCGACGCCTGCAGCGCGCGGGCGACCCGTGGTCCGAGCTGCCACGCGGCCAGGGCCTCGGCGCGGCCCGGCGGCGGCTGGCCCGAGAGTCGTAG
- a CDS encoding NAD(P)-dependent alcohol dehydrogenase, whose protein sequence is MQALRLKQWHSEPELEEVAVPEPGPGEVLVQVGASGACHSDLHLMHEFEAGALPWGPPFTLGHENAGWVHTLGSGVRGLEPGQPVAVVGAWGCGTCRRCLDGLETYCERPDLAPVPGGGGGLGLDGGMAEFLLVPAARHVVALPEGLEPTDAAPLTDAGLTPYHAVRRSWPKLGPTATVLVIGVGGLGHLCVQVLRATTAARVVAVDPRGSARDLALECGADLALAPGDDLVAEVREATQGVGVDVVLDMVGSDETLATGAACLRQLGDLTIVGLGGGTLPVSFFGVPYEASVQSTYWGNRRELVDVLDLGARGLLRSHTTLYTLADAAQAYRDLASGTVSGRAVVVPNDGFRP, encoded by the coding sequence ATGCAGGCACTACGTCTCAAGCAGTGGCACAGCGAGCCCGAGCTGGAGGAGGTGGCGGTGCCCGAGCCGGGCCCCGGTGAGGTGCTGGTGCAGGTGGGAGCCTCCGGCGCCTGCCACTCCGACCTGCACCTGATGCACGAGTTCGAGGCGGGGGCCCTGCCGTGGGGACCTCCGTTCACGCTCGGCCACGAGAACGCCGGCTGGGTGCACACGCTGGGCTCCGGCGTGCGCGGGCTCGAGCCGGGGCAGCCCGTCGCGGTCGTCGGGGCGTGGGGGTGCGGCACCTGCCGGCGCTGCCTGGACGGCCTCGAGACCTACTGCGAGCGCCCCGACCTGGCGCCGGTGCCGGGGGGCGGCGGCGGCCTGGGCCTCGACGGCGGGATGGCGGAGTTCCTGCTGGTGCCGGCCGCCCGGCACGTGGTCGCGCTGCCCGAGGGCCTCGAGCCGACCGACGCCGCGCCGCTGACCGACGCGGGCCTGACGCCCTACCACGCCGTACGCCGCTCGTGGCCCAAGCTCGGCCCGACCGCGACCGTGCTGGTGATCGGGGTCGGCGGCCTGGGCCACCTGTGCGTGCAGGTGCTCCGCGCGACCACCGCGGCACGGGTCGTGGCCGTCGACCCGCGCGGCTCGGCCCGCGACCTGGCCCTGGAGTGCGGAGCCGACCTCGCTCTTGCGCCCGGTGACGACCTGGTCGCCGAGGTGCGGGAGGCCACCCAGGGGGTCGGCGTCGACGTCGTGCTCGACATGGTCGGCTCCGACGAGACCCTGGCGACCGGCGCGGCGTGCCTGCGCCAGCTCGGCGACCTGACCATCGTGGGCCTCGGCGGCGGGACCCTGCCGGTCTCCTTCTTCGGGGTGCCCTACGAGGCGAGCGTGCAGTCGACCTACTGGGGCAACCGCCGCGAGCTCGTCGACGTGCTCGACCTCGGGGCTCGCGGGCTGCTCCGGTCGCACACCACGCTGTACACGCTCGCAGACGCGGCCCAGGCCTACCGCGACCTGGCCAGCGGCACGGTCTCGGGACGGGCCGTGGTGGTGCCGAACGACGGGTTCCGGCCCTGA